A part of Anabas testudineus chromosome 7, fAnaTes1.2, whole genome shotgun sequence genomic DNA contains:
- the LOC113167119 gene encoding trace amine-associated receptor 13c-like, with protein sequence MEAELCFPQLFNASCKKHLRRYPEAIFIYTLLSFISLLTVVLNLLVIISISHFRQLHTPTNLLLLSLAVSDFLVGLIVMPFQIPLTEPCWLLGDLVCVLYYLITFITVCSSTVNMVLISVDRYVAICDPLHYPTKITQRRVQISVLLCWVYCALYSFLILFDNLNNPGRYNSCYGECVININGGVDLIVAFIIPISSIIILYMRVFVVAVSQARSMRSHIAAVKLQRSVTVTVKKSELKAARTLGVVVAVFFMCYCPPYCASFSGYAFTDFLVLCTSCLNPLIYAFLYPWFRQSVRLIVTLEILQPHSCQANVL encoded by the exons AtggaagctgaactctgttttccacaactcTTCAATGCCTCTTGCAAAAAACACTTACGCCGTTACCCTGAAGCAATCTTCATTTACACTCTGCTGTCCTTCATCTCGCTGCTCACTGTggttctcaacctgctggtcatcatctccatctcacACTTCAG gcagctccacacgcccaccaacctcctccttctctctctggctgtctcagacttccttgtgggTCTTATCGTGATGCCGTTTCAAATCCCCTTAACAGAACCCTGCTGGCTACTGGGTGAcctggtttgtgttttgtattatttaataaccttcatcactgtctgttCTTCCACAGTGAAtatggtgctgatatcagttgatcgttatgttgctatctgtgaccctctgcattatcCCACTAAGATCACTCAAAGGAGAGTTCAAATCTCTGTTCTCTTGTGTTGGGTTTACTGTGCTCTCTACAGTTTcctgattttatttgataacctGAATAAcccaggcaggtataactcctgctatggagaatgtgtgattaatataAATGGAGGCGTTGATCTAATTGTAGCTTTTATCatccccatttcctccatcatcattctgtatatgagagtgtttgtagttgctgtgtctcaggctcgttccatgcgctcccacattgcagctgtcaaactgcagcgttcagtgactgtaactgtgaagaaatcagagctgaaagcagccaggactcttggtgtggttgttgctgtgttttttatgtgttacTGTCCACCTTACTGTGCGTCTTTCTCCGGCTATGCCTTCACAGATTTTCTTGTGTTATGCACCTCCTGTCTAAACCCTCTGATCTACGCCTTcctctacccctggtttagacAATCTGTTAGACTTATTGTTACACTTgagatactgcagcctcactcctgtCAGGCCAacgtactgtag
- the LOC113167120 gene encoding trace amine-associated receptor 13c-like has translation MKNTLSPRETERQEEAELCFPELANISCKKHMRPYSETMIIYTVLSSISLLTVFLNLLVIISISHFRQLQTPTNLILLSLGVSDFIVGLIVMPFQILLNEPCWHLGDPRCAVYSLLPFITVSASVGNMVLISVDRYVAICDPLCYPTKVTQRRMRICILLCWFSSALYNLMFLYDNLKQPGSYNSCYGECVINVIGVVDLVISFIIPISAIIILYMRVFVVAVSQASAMHSHIAAVKLQRSKTVTVKKSELKAARTLGVVVASFLLCYCPYYGVSLSGYTLTLFSSSKPFLDFLVLFNSSLNPGIYTFLYPWFRKSVKHILTLQILQPHSCQANVL, from the exons atgaaaaacactctGTCTCCAAGAGAGACCGAAAGACaagag gaagctgaactctgctttccagaaCTTGCCAACATTTCTTGCAAGAAGCACATGCGACCTTATTCTGAAAcaatgatcatttacactgtgctgtcctccatctctctgctcactgtgtttctcaacctgctggtcatcatctccatctcccattTCAG GCAGCTCCAAACTCCCACCAACCttatccttctctctctgggtGTCTCAGACTTTATTGTGGGCCTCATCGTGATGCCGTTTCAAATCCTCTTAAATGAACCCTGCTGGCATTTGGGCGACCCGCGTTGTGCTGTGTATTCACTTTTGCCCTTTATCACTGTCTCTGCCTCCGTAggaaacatggtgctgatatctGTCgatcgttatgttgctatctgtgaccctctaTGTTACCCCACCAAAGTCACTCAAAGGAGAATGAGAATCTGTatcctcttgtgttggttttcctctgctctctacAACCTCATGTTTTTATAtgataacctgaaacaaccaggcagctataactcctgctatgggGAATGTGTGATTAATGTAATAGGTGTTGTTGACCTTGTGATAAGTTTTATCATCCCCATTTCAGCCATCATCATTCTttatatgagagtgtttgtggtggctgtgtctcaggctaGTGCAATGCACTcacacattgcagctgtcaaactgcagcgttcaaagactgtaactgtgaagaaatcagagctgaaagcagccaggactcttggtgtggttgttgcttCATTTCTCTTATGTTACTGTCCATATTATGGTGTGTCTCTCTCTGGATATACCCTCACACTGTTTTCATCAAGTAAACCCTTTTTGgattttctggttttatttaattcttctCTAAACCCTGGGATCTACACCTTcctctacccctggtttagaaaatctgttaaacatATTCTCACACTACAGAttctgcagcctcactcctgtCAGGCCAATGTGCTTTAA
- the LOC113166819 gene encoding trace amine-associated receptor 13c-like produces the protein METLEEAELCFPGLNTSCKKRIRPDSEAKIIYTLMSSISLLTASLNLLVIISISHFRQLHTPTNLLLLSLAVSDFLVGLFAMPFQILLTEPCWLLGDLVCALYYFIPFIIVPASVVNMLLISVDRYVAICDPLHYSTKITHRKVKILILLCWIYSVFYSFLFLYDNLKQPGRYNSCYGECFVMVILAVDLVLSFIIPISAIIILYMRVFVVAVSQARSMRSHIAAVKLQRSGTVTVKKSELKAARTLGVVVAVFLMCYCPFYCVSFSGADLMISSSTNTFISFLVYFNSCLNPVIYAFFYRWFRKSIKLIVSLQIFQPHSCEVNLL, from the exons atggagacactggaggaagctgaactctgttttccaggACTCAACACCTCTTGCAAGAAACGTATTCGCCCCGACTCTGAGGCAAAGATCATTTACACTCTgatgtcctccatctctctgctcactgcatctctcaacctgctggtcatcatctccatctcccacttcag gcagctccacactcccaccaacctcctcctcctctctctggctgtctcagacttccttgtgggTCTCTTTGCGATGCCATTTCAAATTCTTTTAACAGAACCCTGCTGGCTCCTGGGCGATCTGGTGTGTGCTCTGTATTATTTTATACCTTTTATCATTGTCCCTGCCTCAGTAGTGAACATGTTGCTGATATCAGTTgaccgttatgttgctatctgtgaccctctgcattactccACTAAGATCACACATAGGAAAGTTAAAATCTTAATTCTTTTATGttggatttattctgttttctacagctttctgtttttatatgataacctgaaacaaccaggcagatataactcctgctatggagaatgtTTTGTTATGGTTATTTTAGCTGTTGATCTTGTGTTAAGTTTTATTATTCCCATTTCAgccatcatcattctgtatatgagagtgtttgtggtggctgtgtctcaggctcgttccatgcgctcccacattgcagctgtcaaactgcagcgttcagggactgtaactgtgaagaaatcagagctgaaagcagccaggactcttggtgtggttgttgccgtgtttctcatgtgttactgtccgttttactgtgtctctttctctggcGCTGATCTCATGATCAGTTCATCAACAAATACTTTTATATCATttctagtttattttaactcctgtctgaaccctgtgatttatgcctttttctaccgctggtttagaaaatctattaaaCTCATTGTTTCACTTCAGATATTTCAACCTCACTCATGTGAAGTCAACTTACTATAG
- the LOC113167121 gene encoding trace amine-associated receptor 13c-like: MSPYWVRPQDFIHITGHILSGQATGEETPGMPYPGLHTYVTTDKFHGLQEIYAGPRPGPGSQGNRDRDLRGHCLNWLEEGTTLEETEFCFPQLLNASCRKHIRPHSEAMAIYILQSSNCFLTVFLNMLVIISISHFRQLQTPTNLLLLSLAVSDFLVGVFVIPFQILLAEPCWLLGDMVCVLYDILAFLSVSASVGNMVLISVDRYVAICDPLHYPNKVNQKRIRISVLLCWIYSVFYSVMFLYDNLVQPGRYNSCQGKCVVNIIVPVDLVLSFIVPISAIIILYMRVFVVAVSQARSMRSHIAAVKLQQNITTTKSELKAARTLGVIVAVFLMCYCPYYCVSLTGRALTMASSAKVFMIFLVYFNSCLNPVIYAFFCPWFRKSIKLIVTLEILRPHSHEASIL, from the exons ATGTCTCCGTACTGGGTCAGGCCACAGGacttcatccacatcacaggccacatttTGTCTGGCCAGGCAACGGGGGAAGAAACCCCTGGCATGCCGTATCCGGGCCTCCACACCTATGTCACCACAGACAAGTTCCATGGCTTGCAGGAGATTTACGCTGGT CCAAGGCCTGGCCCCGGAAGtcagggaaacagagacagagacctccggggacactgcctcaaCTGGCTGGAGGAGGGAACT ACCCTGGAGGAAACTGAATTCTGCTTTCCACAACTGCTCAATGCCTCTTGTAGGAAGCATATTCGCCCTCATTCTGAAGCAATGGCCATTTACATTCTGCAGTCGTCCAATTGTTTCCTGACTGTGTTTCTCAAcatgctggtcatcatctccatctctcactTCAG GCAGCTCCAaactcccaccaacctcctcctcctctctctggctgtctcagacttccttgtgggTGTCTTTGTGATACCGTTTCAAATCCTCTTAGCAGAACCTTGCTGGCTCCTGGGTGATATGGTTTGTGTTCTGTATGATATCTTGGCCTTTCTCTCGGTTTCTGCCTCAGTAggaaacatggtgctgatatcagtcgatcgttatgttgctatctgtgaccctctgcattacccCAACAAAGTCAATCAAAAGAGAATTCgaatctctgttctcctgtgttggatttattctgttttctacagcgttatgtttttatatgataaCCTGGtacaaccaggcaggtataactcctgccagggaaaatgtgttgttaacaTAATAGTACCTGTTGATCTTGTGCTTAGTTTCATTGTCCCAATTTCAGctatcatcattctgtatatgagagtgtttgtggtggctgtgtctcaggctcgttccatgcgctcccacattgcagctgtcaaactgcagcagaataTAACTACTACAAAATCCGAGTTGAaggcagccaggactcttggtgtcATCGTTGCTGTGTTTCttatgtgttactgtccatattaTTGTGTTTCCCTCACGGGTCGCGCCCTCACAATGGCTTCTTCAGCTaaagtttttatgatttttctaGTGTATTTTAACTCTTGCCTCAATCCTGTGATTTATGCCTTTTTCTgtccctggtttagaaaatctattaaaCTAATAGTTACACTGGAGATACTGCGGCCTCACTCCCATGAGGCCAGTATACTGTAG
- the LOC113166813 gene encoding trace amine-associated receptor 13c-like: METLDKTVLCFPQLHNSSCRKHTRPHSEALLIYIVLSSVSLLTVFLNLLVIISISHFRQLHTPTNLLLLSLGVSDFLVGLLVMPFQILLIEPCWLLGDLICVMFYCLPFITVNTSVVNMVLISVDRYVAICDPLRYPSKITQKRIKVSVLLCWLYCVIYSFLFLLDNLRQPGKYNSCYGECVINIIGAVDIVLGFILPISSIIILYMRVFVVAVSQARSMRSHIAAVKLQRSVTVTVKKSELKAARNLGVIVAVFLMCYCPFYCIALSGYDLTIGSSTNTLMDFLLYFNSCLNPVIYAFLYPWFRKTVKLIVTLEILQPNSFETNIL, translated from the exons ATGGAGACGCTGGATAAAACTGtgctctgctttccacagctccacAACTCTTCTTGCAGGAAGCACACACGTCCTCACTCTGAGGCACTGCTTATTTATATTGTGCTGTCCTCcgtctctctgctcactgtgtttctcaacctgctggtcatcatctccatctcccacttcag gcagctccacactcccaccaacctcctccttctctctctggggGTCTCAGATTTCCTTGTGGGTCTCCTTGTGATGCCATTTCAAATCCTCTTAATAGAACCCTGCTGGCTTCTGGGTGATCTGATCTGtgtcatgttttactgtttaccCTTTATCACTGTCAATACTTCAGtagtaaacatggtgctgatatcagttgATCGTTATGtggctatctgtgaccctctgcgtTACCCATCCAAAATCACTCAAAAgagaattaaagtcagtgttctTCTGTGTTGGCTTTACTGTGTTAtctacagttttctgtttttacttgaTAACCTGAGGCAACCAGGTAAGTATAACTCCTGCTACGGAGAATGTGTGATAAATATAATTGGAGCTGTTGACATTGTCTTAGGTTTTATCctccccatttcctccatcatcattctgtatatgagagtgtttgtagtggctgtgtctcaggctcgttccatgcgctcccacattgcagctgtcaaactgcagcgttcagtgactgtaactgtgaagaaatcagagctgaaagcagccagaaaTCTTGGTGTGATCGtcgctgtgtttctcatgtgttactgtccatttTACTGTATCGCTCTTTCTGGCTATGACCTCACAATTGGTTCTTCCACTAACACTTTAATGGATTTCCTGCTGTATTTTAACTCTTGCCTGAACCCTGTGATTTATGCCTTTTtatacccctggtttagaaaaactgttaaactcATCGTTACACTAGAGATACTGCAGCCTAACTCATTTGAAACCAACATACTGTGA
- the LOC113167122 gene encoding trace amine-associated receptor 13c-like: MKTIEKPELCFPQLFNNSCKKHVRPHSESMFIYTLLSSISLLTVFLNLLVIISISHFRQLHTPTNLLLLSLAVSDFLVGLIVMPFQILLAEPCWFLGDLVCALYHFVPFITVCASVVNMLLISVDRYVAICDPLRYSAKITVNRVRISVLLCWIYSVFYSFMFLSDNLKQPGRYNSCYGECGINIIITVDLVFGFIIPISSIIILYIKVFVVAVSQARSMRSHNLGGKLQHSTNAKKSELKAARTLGVIVAVFLTCYCPSYCVPLFGLILDSVTNRFILFLVYFNSCLNPVIYAFFYSWFRKSLKLIVTLAILRPNSRECNLL, from the exons ATGAAGACAATAGAGAAacctgaactctgttttccacaactcTTCAACAACTCTTGCAAGAAGCATGTGCGTCCTCACTCTGAATCAATGTTCATTTACACtctgctgtcctccatctctctgctcactgtgtttctcaacctgctggtcatcatctccatctcccacttcag gcagctccacactcccaccaacctcctccttctctctctggctgtctcagacttccttgtgggTCTCATCGTGATGCCATTTCAAATCCTCTTAGCAGAACCATGTTGGTTCCTTGGTGACCTGGTCTGTGCTCTGTATCATTTCGTACCCTTTATCACTGTCTGTGCCTCAGTAGTAAACATGttgctgatatcagtcgatcgttatgttgctatctgtgaccctctgcgtTACTCTGCAAAGATAACTGTAAATAGAGTTCgaatctctgttctcctgtgttggatttattctgttttctacagttttatgtttttatctgacaacctgaaacaaccaggcaggtataactcctgctatggagaatgtgGGATTAACATAATCATAACTGTCGACCTTGTCTTTGGATTCATCATCCCCATTTCATCCATCATTATTCTGTATATTaaagtgtttgtggtggctgtgtctcaggctcgttccatgcgtTCCCACAATTTAGGAGGCAAACTGCAGCATTCAACAAATGcaaagaaatcagagctgaaagcagccaggactcttggtgtcATCGTAGCTGTGTTCCTCACATGTTACTGTCCATCATATTGTGTCCCTCTCTTTGGCCTTATATTAGATTCTGTAacaaacaggtttattttatttctagtgtattttaactcctgtctaaatCCTGTGATCTATGCCTTTTTCTATTCCTGGTTTCGAAAATCTCTGAAGCTCATTGTTACACTTGCAATATTGAGACCTAACTCCCGTGAGTGCAACTTATTGTAA